A part of Calditerricola satsumensis genomic DNA contains:
- a CDS encoding D-alanyl-D-alanine carboxypeptidase family protein gives MAQTRWRLRGVQAVLTLLLAFAMAVGGIGQTAHAQPNLQLAVKSAILIEAETGKILYKYNENLPLPPASMTKMMTEYLVLEAIKQGKISWDDRVTTDEYGFWMGRHGGSRVFLNLGEVRTVRELYTAMAVYSANDATVMLAKHVAGSEAAFVEQMNKKAKELGMTHTHFVTSTGFPAKDIPEQYRPPVTGEHVMSARDAAILARRLLLDHPEVLEFSSIPKAVFREGEANPIQMPNWNWMLPGLVAQYPGVDGLKTGHTAEAKYCFTGTAQRNGMRLISVVMGASSELARFQETAKLFDYGFSQFEVKTVFKGKEPVKGHETAPVAKGVDLEVPVVPERDVVAVVRKGEERAPAPQVRVSEVVAPVKQGQAVGTIKAVSDAGGDEYLTPDAGAVKLIAQEDVEEASWLRLFFRGAKNAVVRLFSGMVEAITGAF, from the coding sequence ATGGCGCAAACACGATGGCGGTTGCGCGGGGTGCAGGCCGTGCTGACCCTTCTTCTCGCCTTTGCGATGGCGGTCGGGGGGATAGGGCAAACGGCGCACGCCCAGCCCAATTTGCAGCTCGCCGTCAAGTCGGCGATTCTTATCGAAGCGGAAACGGGGAAAATCCTCTACAAATACAATGAAAACCTCCCGCTTCCTCCCGCGAGCATGACGAAGATGATGACCGAATACCTCGTGCTGGAGGCGATCAAGCAGGGCAAGATTTCGTGGGATGACCGGGTGACCACCGACGAGTACGGATTTTGGATGGGACGCCACGGCGGTTCGCGCGTCTTTTTGAATCTTGGGGAAGTGCGCACCGTCCGCGAGCTGTACACGGCGATGGCCGTCTACTCGGCCAATGACGCCACGGTGATGTTGGCCAAGCATGTGGCCGGTTCCGAGGCGGCGTTCGTCGAGCAAATGAACAAGAAGGCCAAGGAACTGGGCATGACCCACACCCACTTTGTTACGAGCACGGGCTTCCCGGCGAAGGACATTCCCGAACAATATCGCCCACCGGTTACGGGAGAACACGTCATGTCGGCGCGTGACGCGGCCATCCTCGCCCGCCGGCTGCTTCTTGACCATCCGGAAGTGCTGGAGTTTTCCAGCATCCCCAAGGCGGTTTTCCGGGAAGGGGAAGCCAATCCGATTCAGATGCCCAACTGGAACTGGATGTTGCCCGGCCTGGTGGCCCAGTATCCGGGTGTGGATGGGCTGAAGACGGGGCACACGGCCGAGGCCAAATATTGCTTTACCGGCACCGCCCAGCGCAACGGCATGCGCCTCATCAGCGTGGTGATGGGGGCGAGCTCCGAGCTGGCGCGGTTCCAGGAGACGGCGAAGCTGTTCGATTACGGGTTCAGCCAGTTTGAGGTCAAAACCGTCTTCAAGGGGAAAGAGCCGGTGAAAGGACATGAAACGGCGCCGGTGGCCAAGGGCGTCGACCTGGAGGTGCCGGTCGTTCCCGAGCGCGATGTGGTGGCCGTCGTGCGCAAAGGGGAGGAGCGCGCGCCGGCGCCCCAGGTGCGCGTATCCGAGGTGGTCGCCCCGGTCAAGCAGGGACAAGCCGTTGGCACGATCAAAGCGGTGAGCGATGCGGGCGGCGACGAGTACCTGACGCCGGATGCGGGCGCGGTGAAGCTGATTGCCCAAGAAGACGTGGAGGAAGCCAGCTGGCTCCGCCTCTTCTTCCGCGGCGCGAAAAACGCCGTTGTTCGCCTGTTCTCCGGCATGGTGGAGGCCATCACGGGCGCGTTCTGA
- the serS gene encoding serine--tRNA ligase, which translates to MLDVKRLRRDLDGVKRALARRGAVPAELDRFVELDAAWRALVAESDQLKHRRNEVSQEIARLKRAGEDAEARIAEMRQVSDRIKELDERIRQLEAEIDDLLLSIPNVPHETVPDGASDADNVEVRRWGEPPAFAFDPKPHWELAERLGILDFEAAAKVTGSRFVFYKGLGARLERALINFMIDLHVREFGYEEIFPPFLVHRHSMIGTGQLPKFEEDAFRVADHDYFLIPTAEVPVTNLHREEILDPDDLPKKYVAYSACFRAEAGAAGRDTRGLIRLHQFNKVELVQLVKPEDSYEALEALTAHAEAVLQRLGLPYRVVALCAGDLGFAAAKTYDLEVWLPSFGTYREISSCSNFEDFQARRASIRFRRTPKAKPEFVHTLNGSGLAVGRTVAAILENYQQADGSVVIPEALRPYMGGVEVIAPPAG; encoded by the coding sequence ATGCTGGATGTGAAACGTCTGCGCCGCGATTTGGACGGCGTCAAGCGCGCGTTGGCGCGGCGCGGCGCCGTCCCGGCAGAACTTGACCGGTTCGTCGAGCTCGACGCTGCCTGGCGCGCCTTGGTGGCGGAAAGTGACCAGCTGAAACACCGGCGCAACGAGGTTTCCCAGGAAATTGCCCGCCTCAAGCGCGCCGGGGAAGACGCCGAAGCGCGCATTGCCGAGATGCGCCAGGTGTCCGATCGGATCAAGGAGCTGGACGAGCGCATCCGCCAACTGGAGGCGGAGATCGACGACCTGCTCTTGTCGATTCCCAACGTGCCGCACGAGACGGTGCCCGACGGGGCTTCGGATGCCGACAACGTCGAAGTGCGCCGATGGGGCGAGCCCCCGGCGTTTGCGTTCGATCCGAAGCCCCATTGGGAACTGGCGGAGCGCCTGGGCATCCTCGATTTCGAGGCGGCGGCAAAGGTGACGGGCAGCCGGTTTGTGTTCTACAAGGGACTCGGGGCGCGGTTGGAACGGGCGCTGATCAACTTTATGATCGACCTGCACGTGCGCGAGTTCGGCTATGAAGAGATCTTCCCGCCCTTTCTCGTCCACCGCCACAGCATGATCGGAACCGGCCAGTTGCCCAAATTCGAGGAGGATGCCTTCCGCGTCGCCGATCACGACTACTTCCTCATTCCGACGGCCGAGGTGCCGGTGACGAACCTGCACCGCGAGGAGATTCTAGACCCGGATGACCTGCCAAAGAAATACGTCGCCTACAGCGCCTGCTTCCGCGCCGAAGCCGGGGCGGCCGGCCGCGACACGCGCGGGCTCATCCGCCTGCACCAGTTCAACAAGGTGGAGCTGGTGCAGCTGGTGAAGCCCGAAGACTCCTACGAGGCCCTGGAGGCGCTTACTGCGCATGCGGAGGCGGTGCTCCAGCGCCTCGGGTTGCCCTACCGCGTCGTGGCACTGTGCGCCGGCGACCTCGGCTTTGCCGCGGCCAAGACCTATGACCTCGAGGTGTGGCTGCCCTCCTTCGGCACCTACCGGGAAATCTCTTCCTGCAGCAATTTCGAGGATTTCCAGGCGCGCCGGGCGAGCATTCGCTTCCGCCGTACGCCGAAGGCCAAGCCGGAGTTTGTGCACACCCTCAACGGCTCAGGGCTGGCTGTCGGGCGAACGGTGGCGGCCATTCTGGAAAACTACCAGCAGGCGGACGGCAGCGTGGTCATCCCCGAGGCGCTGCGCCCGTACATGGGCGGCGTCGAGGTGATTGCGCCGCCGGCCGGTTGA
- the pdxT gene encoding pyridoxal 5'-phosphate synthase glutaminase subunit PdxT translates to MNIGVLALQGAVAEHIRMLEKAGARAIPVKRAEEISALDGLVIPGGESTTIGRLMKRYAIDEAVRELSARGKPIFGTCAGLIVLAKRIAGQDETYLGLMDITVERNAFGRQRESFETDLPVAGVADRFRAIFIRAPYIREVGEDVDVLSKFQDKIVAVRQGHLLATAFHPELTDDERVHAYFLQMVKESA, encoded by the coding sequence ATGAACATCGGTGTGTTGGCGCTGCAAGGGGCGGTTGCGGAACACATTCGGATGCTCGAGAAGGCGGGAGCGCGCGCCATTCCGGTCAAGCGCGCCGAAGAAATTTCCGCTTTGGACGGATTGGTCATTCCCGGCGGCGAAAGCACGACCATCGGCCGGTTGATGAAGCGATACGCCATTGACGAGGCGGTGCGCGAGCTTTCCGCGCGGGGCAAGCCCATTTTTGGGACCTGCGCCGGGTTGATCGTGCTGGCCAAGCGCATCGCTGGCCAAGACGAGACCTATTTGGGCCTCATGGACATCACCGTGGAGCGCAATGCGTTCGGTCGGCAACGGGAGAGCTTCGAGACGGATCTGCCCGTGGCGGGCGTGGCGGACCGATTCCGGGCCATCTTCATCCGGGCGCCGTACATTCGGGAGGTCGGCGAAGACGTGGACGTGCTGTCCAAGTTTCAGGACAAGATTGTGGCGGTGCGGCAAGGCCACCTGCTCGCCACGGCCTTCCACCCGGAACTGACGGACGACGAACGCGTGCACGCATATTTCCTGCAAATGGTGAAAGAATCTGCGTAA
- the tadA gene encoding tRNA adenosine(34) deaminase TadA: MRATDRDEQDRGFMREALAEARKAEALGEVPIGAVIVRNGEIVGRGHNLRETGKDPTLHAEMVAIREAAARLGGWRLIGCTLYVTLEPCPMCAGAIVQARLERVVYGAPDPKAGCAGTLMNLLDEPRFNHRVAVTSGVLAEECAQLLRDFFRRLRRG, from the coding sequence ATGCGGGCGACGGACCGGGACGAACAGGATCGCGGGTTTATGCGCGAGGCGCTCGCCGAGGCGCGCAAAGCCGAGGCCCTCGGTGAGGTGCCGATTGGGGCGGTCATCGTGCGAAACGGGGAAATCGTCGGGCGCGGCCACAACCTGCGCGAGACCGGCAAGGATCCGACCCTGCATGCGGAGATGGTGGCCATCCGCGAGGCGGCGGCGCGCCTCGGCGGTTGGCGGCTCATCGGGTGCACGCTCTACGTTACCCTGGAACCGTGCCCGATGTGCGCCGGGGCCATCGTGCAGGCGCGCCTCGAGCGGGTGGTGTATGGCGCGCCCGATCCCAAGGCCGGTTGTGCCGGTACGTTGATGAACCTGCTGGACGAGCCGCGCTTCAACCACCGGGTGGCGGTAACGTCCGGGGTGTTGGCCGAGGAATGCGCGCAGCTGTTGCGCGACTTTTTCCGCCGGCTGCGCCGGGGTTAA
- the guaB gene encoding IMP dehydrogenase, protein MWEEKFGKEALTFDDVLVVPMKSEILPRDADVSTRLSDKLKLNIPLLSAAMDTVTEAPMAIAMAREGGLGVIHKNMSIEEQAEEVDKVKRSESGVITNPFYLTPDHKVYDAEALMAKYRISGVPIVDENKRLVGIITNRDLRFVRDYSTPIREVMTKENLVTAPVGTTLKEAEAILQKHKIEKLPLVDENFVLKGLITIKDIEKARQYPNAAKDAQGRLVVGAAVGVSRDTMERAEALVAAGVDVLVVDTAHGHSKGVIETVKALRKRFPDLDIIAGNVATGEATRDLIEAGATAVKVGIGPGSICTTRVVAGIGVPQITAIYDCATVARQYGVAIIADGGIKYSGDIVKAIAAGADAVMIGSLFAGTDESPGEFEIYQGRRFKVYRGMGSIGAMKAGSKDRYFQENEQKLVPEGIEGRVPYKGPLHEVVYQLIGGLRAGMGYTGCRTIEELKTKTRFVRITNAGLRESHPHDVQITKEAPNYSL, encoded by the coding sequence GTGTGGGAAGAAAAGTTCGGGAAAGAAGCGTTAACCTTTGACGATGTGCTGGTCGTGCCGATGAAATCGGAGATTTTGCCGCGCGACGCCGACGTCTCGACGCGCCTCAGCGACAAGCTGAAGCTGAACATCCCGCTCTTGAGTGCGGCGATGGACACGGTGACGGAGGCGCCGATGGCCATCGCCATGGCGCGGGAAGGCGGCCTTGGCGTCATTCACAAGAACATGTCCATCGAAGAGCAAGCCGAAGAAGTGGACAAAGTGAAGCGCTCAGAAAGCGGTGTCATCACCAACCCGTTTTACCTGACACCGGACCACAAGGTTTACGACGCCGAGGCGTTGATGGCCAAGTACCGGATCTCCGGCGTGCCGATCGTCGACGAGAACAAGCGCCTTGTCGGCATCATCACCAACCGCGATCTGCGGTTTGTCCGCGACTATTCCACGCCGATCCGCGAGGTAATGACGAAGGAGAACCTCGTGACGGCGCCGGTGGGCACGACGCTGAAAGAAGCGGAGGCCATCCTGCAGAAGCACAAGATCGAAAAGCTGCCCCTCGTCGACGAAAACTTCGTTCTCAAAGGCCTCATCACCATTAAAGACATCGAAAAGGCCCGGCAGTATCCCAACGCGGCCAAGGATGCGCAAGGGCGCCTTGTTGTGGGTGCGGCCGTCGGCGTGTCCCGGGACACGATGGAGCGGGCGGAAGCCCTCGTGGCCGCCGGTGTCGACGTGCTCGTCGTCGACACGGCCCACGGGCACTCCAAGGGCGTCATCGAGACGGTGAAGGCTTTGCGCAAACGCTTCCCCGATCTGGACATCATCGCCGGGAACGTGGCCACCGGGGAGGCGACGCGCGATCTCATCGAGGCGGGCGCCACGGCGGTGAAAGTGGGCATCGGCCCGGGATCGATCTGCACGACGCGGGTCGTCGCCGGGATCGGCGTGCCGCAAATCACGGCCATCTACGACTGCGCGACAGTGGCACGGCAGTACGGCGTGGCGATCATTGCCGATGGCGGCATCAAGTACTCGGGGGACATCGTCAAGGCCATCGCCGCCGGCGCCGACGCGGTGATGATCGGCAGCTTGTTTGCGGGAACCGACGAGAGCCCGGGCGAATTTGAAATTTACCAGGGCCGCCGGTTTAAGGTGTACCGCGGCATGGGGTCCATTGGGGCGATGAAGGCGGGCAGCAAGGACCGCTACTTCCAGGAGAACGAGCAGAAGCTGGTTCCCGAGGGCATCGAGGGACGCGTGCCGTACAAGGGGCCCCTGCACGAGGTGGTGTACCAGCTGATCGGCGGCTTGCGCGCGGGAATGGGGTATACCGGCTGCCGGACGATTGAGGAACTGAAAACGAAAACGCGCTTTGTGCGCATCACCAACGCGGGCCTGCGCGAAAGCCATCCGCACGACGTGCAGATCACGAAGGAGGCGCCCAACTACTCGCTTTGA
- a CDS encoding DUF2621 family protein — MSHGMQWALVIVPSIVFLLLAVGGFFMFRAFLRNWPRRERGDG; from the coding sequence ATGTCGCACGGCATGCAATGGGCGCTGGTGATCGTCCCGTCGATCGTGTTTCTCCTGCTTGCCGTGGGGGGGTTCTTCATGTTTCGCGCGTTTTTGCGCAACTGGCCCCGCCGGGAGCGGGGAGACGGGTAA
- the pdxS gene encoding pyridoxal 5'-phosphate synthase lyase subunit PdxS: MVEVGTTRVKRGMAEMQKGGVIMDVTNAEQAKIAEAAGAVAVMALERVPADIRAAGGVARMADPRVIEEVMNAVSIPVMAKCRIGHYVEAKILEALGVDYIDESEVLTPADDRFHINKHEFTVPFVCGARDLGEALRRIGEGASMIRTKGEAGTGNIVEAVRHMRTMQAQIRKVQNMSPDELMAEAKALGAPYELLKYVHEHGRLPVVNFAAGGVATPADAALMMYLGADGVFVGSGIFKSENPEKYARAIVEATAHYDDYERLAYLMKGLGGAMKGIDIATLGEGQRLQERGW; this comes from the coding sequence ATGGTCGAAGTGGGTACCACGCGCGTCAAGCGTGGCATGGCGGAGATGCAAAAGGGCGGCGTCATCATGGACGTCACCAACGCGGAGCAGGCGAAGATCGCCGAAGCGGCCGGCGCGGTGGCCGTCATGGCCCTCGAGCGCGTGCCGGCGGATATTCGCGCGGCGGGCGGCGTGGCGCGGATGGCCGACCCGCGGGTCATCGAAGAGGTGATGAACGCCGTTTCCATCCCGGTGATGGCCAAGTGCCGCATCGGACATTACGTGGAGGCGAAAATTCTCGAGGCCCTCGGCGTCGACTACATCGACGAGAGCGAAGTGCTGACGCCGGCTGACGATCGGTTCCACATCAACAAGCACGAGTTTACCGTGCCCTTCGTTTGCGGGGCGCGCGACCTCGGCGAAGCCCTGCGCCGCATCGGTGAGGGCGCTTCGATGATCCGCACCAAGGGCGAGGCGGGCACGGGGAACATCGTCGAGGCGGTGCGCCACATGCGGACGATGCAGGCGCAGATCCGCAAGGTGCAGAACATGTCCCCGGATGAGCTGATGGCCGAGGCCAAGGCCTTGGGGGCGCCGTATGAGCTGTTGAAGTACGTCCACGAACACGGGCGCCTGCCGGTGGTCAACTTTGCCGCAGGCGGCGTGGCCACGCCGGCCGACGCGGCGCTGATGATGTACCTGGGCGCCGACGGCGTGTTCGTCGGGTCGGGCATCTTCAAGTCGGAGAATCCCGAGAAGTATGCGCGCGCTATCGTTGAGGCGACGGCCCACTACGACGACTACGAGCGGCTGGCCTATCTCATGAAAGGGCTGGGCGGCGCGATGAAGGGCATCGACATCGCCACCCTCGGCGAAGGCCAGCGTTTGCAAGAGCGCGGATGGTAG